Proteins co-encoded in one Cataglyphis hispanica isolate Lineage 1 chromosome 4, ULB_Chis1_1.0, whole genome shotgun sequence genomic window:
- the LOC126849140 gene encoding toll-like receptor Tollo, with translation MRGRPAFLAILLGTIFGVLGASLSKALRYKAPDECKWITTGDAEDDVSLVCRLRTINSELENTNFSVIQPQHTVRLRLECSDALFYQSSLSAGSFRPLVELRELVIEYCKIGNLSDDAFKGLRELRNLTVRTHNTDWSAMALDVSAGAFTDELRQLEKLDLGENNMWSIPEGALCPLVNLEILNLTRNRLRDIAGFRFNAAARCLTNLRELDLSNNSIESLPSAAFSGLTRLHSLDLRCNAIGFMADRAFEGLSSLAILRLADNRLASLPPELFGDARDIQEIHLRNNTLSVLPPGLFSELEKLLVLDLSHNELTAEWVNAATFSNLKRLVVLDLSSNHIARLDPTVFRDLFSLQILRLQENLLESLPENTFSALHNLHTLLLSDNRLTIIDATTLSGLYVLSLLSLDNNRLHTIHPSSLRNASSLHDFHLNGNRLTSVPDALNATPLLHTLDLGENLISEIPSGTFDHVAQLYGLRLTENHIGNLTKGVFDRIKELKILNLSRNRIQYIEPGTFDENLNLQAIRLDGNQLIDITHLFSKLPNLVWLNVSDNKLKWFDYAMIPTGLQWLDIHSNEIRELGNYLEIEMQLQLSTFDASENKLTEITGNAIPMSVELLFLNDNLISKVQSYSFFKKPNLTRVDLKGNQIRNLEPYALRISAVPPDKPLPEFYIGDNQYLCDCTMEWLQRVNRQNQTRVQPRVMDLESIYCKLLYDREHVFVPLVEASHSQFLCKYETHCFALCHCCDFDACDCEMTCPHNCTCYHDQSWSANVVDCSNGGHANQLPEQIPMDATRLYLDGNDLRVVSSHAFIGRKKLKVLFLNSSNIEIVQNRSFNGLRDLDDLHLQDNRIRELRGHEFEGLDALRQLHLQRNRIVAIGNDTFASLHSLRILQLQNNRLTNLALWSLPGSIEISLAGNPWSCECDYLRSYREWMREPSVRVTDASALRCVYNVTEFEAFGDEVFTDDDFGFSVSASERVNGNESVCTDAINIDDDAHRNYTKTIIERQILQDYLPLLVATLVSSLVVILLCLLAFVYRHELRVWFHSRFGVRIFYRTNEIDRDDRDKLFDAFVSYSSKDEAFVAEELAPVLEMGNPSYKLCLHYRDFPVGSFIADTIVQAVESSRRTIIVLSENFIKSEWCRFDFKSAHHQVLRDRRRRLILVLVGDVHQRDLDPDIRLYLKTNTYLQWGDKLFWEKLRFALPDVPNNQRTTQQRTRQPPPVRRQHNNRTSNGSRTVSVHI, from the coding sequence ATGCGGGGTAGACCTGCCTTCCTCGCCATATTGCTGGGCACGATATTCGGCGTCCTCGGCGCGTCTCTCAGCAAGGCGCTCAGGTACAAAGCACCGGACGAATGCAAGTGGATCACGACCGGCGACGCCGAGGATGACGTGTCGCTCGTATGCCGTTTACGTACCATCAACAGCGAGCTGGAGAATACGAATTTTAGCGTGATACAGCCGCAGCACACGGTGCGTCTGCGACTGGAATGCAGCGACGCGCTCTTCTATCAGAGCTCGTTGAGCGCCGGCAGCTTTCGGCCGCTGGTCGAGCTACGCGAGCTCGTCATCGAGTACTGCAAGATCGGTAATCTGTCGGACGACGCGTTCAAGGGACTCAGGGAGCTGCGAAATCTCACAGTGAGGACTCACAACACCGATTGGTCAGCCATGGCGCTCGATGTCTCCGCCGGCGCCTTCACCGACGAGCTTCGACAGCTAGAGAAGCTCGATCTCGGTGAGAATAACATGTGGAGCATACCGGAGGGCGCGCTCTGTCCCCTCGTCAATCTCGAGATTTTGAATCTGACGAGAAACCGGCTCAGGGATATCGCTGGTTTTCGCTTCAACGCCGCGGCGAGATGCCTGACGAATCTCAGGGAACTGGATCTCAGCAATAACAGCATCGAGTCGCTACCGAGTGCAGCGTTTTCCGGTTTGACGAGGCTGCACAGTCTGGATTTGCGGTGCAACGCCATCGGTTTCATGGCGGACCGCGCGTTCGAAGGCCTCTCCTCGCTGGCCATCTTGCGGCTCGCCGACAATCGTCTCGCCAGCCTGCCACCCGAGTTGTTTGGCGACGCTCGAGATATACAGGAAATTCATCTGCGTAACAACACGCTGAGCGTCTTGCCACCTGGACTGTTCAGTGAGTTAGAAAAGTTGCTAGTGTTGGATCTCTCGCATAACGAGTTGACGGCGGAATGGGTAAACGCGGCCACGTTCAGCAATTTAAAGCGTCTAGTGGTGCTGGATCTCTCGAGCAATCATATCGCGCGGCTTGACCCGACCGTCTTTCGCGATTTGTTCAGCTTGCAGATTCTGCGGCTGCAGGAAAATCTACTGGAAAGTCTACCGGAGAACACGTTCTCGGCGCTCCACAATTTGCATACGTTGCTACTCAGCGACAATCGTTTGACCATCATAGATGCCACCACGCTGAGTGGTCTCTATGTGCTCAGCCTCCTCTCGCTAGACAACAACCGGTTGCACACGATACATCCGAGCTCCCTGAGAAACGCTTCATCCCTGCACGACTTTCATCTTAACGGTAACCGGCTGACTTCGGTGCCGGACGCGCTCAACGCCACTCCCCTCTTGCATACTCTCGACCTCGGCGAGAACCTCATCTCCGAAATACCGAGCGGCACCTTCGACCACGTGGCGCAGTTATACGGACTTCGATTAACCGAAAATCATATTGGCAATCTCACCAAAGGCGTTTTCGATCGTATCAAAGAACTCAAGATCTTGAACCTTTCGCGTAACCGCATACAGTACATCGAACCCGGGACCTTTGATGAGAATCTTAATTTACAGGCAATACGGCTTGATGGCAATCAATTGATCGACATTACCCATCTCTTCTCCAAGCTGCCGAATCTCGTCTGGCTAAACGTCAGCGACAATAAGCTCAAGTGGTTCGACTACGCCATGATACCGACCGGATTGCAATGGCTCGACATACACTCGAACGAGATCCGTGAGCTCGGCAACTACCTCGAGATCGAGATGCAACTGCAGTTGAGCACCTTTGACGCGAGCGAGAATAAGCTTACCGAGATCACCGGCAACGCGATTCCCATGAGCGTCGAGCTATTGTTTCTCAACGACAATCTCATCTCCAAGGTGCAAAGTTATTCGTTCTTCAAGAAGCCCAATCTGACGCGAGTCGATCTCAAGGGCAACCAGATCCGGAATCTCGAGCCATACGCGTTACGCATCAGCGCGGTACCGCCTGACAAACCTCTGCCTGAGTTTTACATCGGCGACAATCAGTATCTCTGCGATTGCACGATGGAGTGGCTGCAACGCGTCAATCGACAAAATCAGACGCGGGTGCAACCGCGCGTGATGGACCTCGAGAGTATCTATTGCAAACTCTTGTACGATCGCGAACACGTGTTTGTGCCGCTGGTCGAGGCATCGCACTCGCAATTCCTCTGCAAGTACGAGACTCATTGCTTCGCCCTGTGCCACTGCTGCGACTTTGACGCGTGCGACTGCGAGATGACGTGTCCGCACAACTGCACGTGCTATCACGATCAATCATGGTCGGCCAACGTGGTCGACTGCTCGAATGGCGGCCACGCGAATCAGTTGCCCGAGCAGATACCGATGGACGCTACGCGGCTTTATCTGGACGGCAACGATCTGCGAGTCGTATCGAGCCACGCCTTCATCGGTCGCAAGAAACTCAAAGTGCTGTTCCTCAACTCGTCCAACATCGAGATCGTGCAAAACAGATCGTTCAACGGGTTGCGCGATCTCGACGATCTACACCTGCAGGATAACCGGATACGCGAATTGCGCGGCCACGAGTTCGAGGGACTGGACGCGTTGCGGCAGCTGCACCTGCAACGTAACCGCATCGTCGCGATCGGCAACGACACGTTCGCGTCGCTGCACTCCCTGCGGATTCTACAGCTACAGAACAATCGTTTGACAAATCTGGCGTTATGGTCGCTGCCAGGCTCGATCGAGATCAGCCTGGCTGGAAATCCTTGGTCCTGCGAATGTGACTATCTCCGGAGCTATCGCGAGTGGATGCGCGAGCCGAGCGTCCGCGTTACGGACGCGTCCGCGTTGCGTTGCGTGTACAACGTCACGGAATTCGAGGCGTTCGGCGACGAGGTGTTTACGGATGACGATTTCGGTTTTTCGGTGAGTGCGAGCGAGCGCGTCAACGGTAACGAGAGTGTCTGCACCGATGCGATCAACATCGATGACGACGCGCATCGCAATTATACCAAGACCATCATCGAGAGACAGATACTGCAGGATTATCTGCCGCTGCTGGTGGCGACCCTAGTCAGCTCCCTCGTGGTGATCCTCCTGTGCTTGCTCGCCTTTGTGTACCGTCACGAGTTGCGCGTATGGTTCCACTCGCGTTTCGGCGTGCGAATATTCTATCGGACCAACGAGATCGACCGGGACGATCGGGACAAGCTGTTCGACGCGTTCGTGAGCTACAGCTCCAAGGACGAGGCGTTCGTTGCCGAGGAGTTGGCGCCGGTGCTCGAGATGGGCAATCCATCGTATAAACTGTGCCTGCACTATCGAGACTTTCCGGTCGGCAGCTTCATCGCCGATACGATCGTGCAAGCGGTGGAATCGTCGCGTCGCACAATAATCGTGCTGTCGGAGAACTTTATCAAATCCGAGTGGTGTCGCTTCGACTTCAAGTCGGCGCATCACCAAGTACTGAGGGACAGAAGACGCCGGCTAATCCTCGTGCTAGTCGGCGACGTGCATCAGCGCGATCTCGACCCGGACATACGACTGTATTTAAAAACCAATACTTATCTACAGTGGGGTGACAAGCTGTTCTGGGAGAAGCTGCGATTCGCATTGCCGGACGTGCCTAATAATCAACGGACGACGCAGCAGCGGACGAGGCAGCCGCCGCCGGTTCGACGGCAACATAACAATAGAACGTCCAATGGATCGCGCACCGTGTCCGTCCATATATGA